tgactgacatctctccatttgtgcatgtataggaccagagcatgtgtgtatttcaggcctatgtgtagtgtgttctaacaacagagtgacactgaagatcaataaaaagtataaattaaaaaagcatctatatatctctataaAACATGTCTAAACTTGTTAATCTTCTAGGTTATCttctgccctctagtggccaaaAGTGCTTGTGCTTAAAGCAGCTTTAATAGCTATACATTTTTGCTCCTAAAGATGTAATCTTGCAATTCACCATCACCATCCTCAACTAGCAACATGTGCCTGttcatacatacaaacacacacacacacacacacacacacacacaccccaacacccccccccccaccggCAAAAATCCAGTACCTCCTGCGTAGTCCCAAACACGGTGGTTGGTGAGCTGCATAGCGTAAGTATGCTGCGTTTCCTCAAAGTGCTTGTAGGCATGCCGGCTGACATAGCGACCACAACCGATGTGCCCGCAGATCAAACAAATCCACAGGTTCTacaggaggaaaaaaatgacatgtgGGGTGAGCAAAAAAAGGTTAATTAAAAGCTAAATCAATTTAAGAAGAAGATCCAGTACAAGACAAAGAGCTACACAGACTGATATCAGTTACCTCCTGCACTCCACACTCAAAGCACTTGTTCTCTTCAACTGGTTCTGGTGTTTGACAGTATCTACACACAGGAcacctgaaaacagagccaaacACATTCATCTATTGTGACAGGGGTGTGTTCACTGGTCCTTTGTGAAACAGAAGAATACACGCAAAGAGGAGGACAAAGACAAACATCCCGTGACATGCTGGAGAAATAACCAGTGGACTAAGAATCAGGTGAGAGAGCACAGAGCATGTGATTCTGTCATCAGTGAGAAGGTTCCTTTATGTACAGGGTTGTAAACCAGTCCTATATTTACACTAAATATCACCAACGGTTGCATACATGCAGTTGGAGTGTCAGTGATTAAGATAAACCCAAAGCAGATGGACAGCACTGATTTTTAGTCACATCATTGATAGAAAAAAGGTCAGAAATAAGCTCATCTCAAAGCTAACAACACATAGGAAACACAGGACAGCGTAGTAATTccagtgggtgtgtgtgtgtgtgtgtgtgtgtgtgtgtgtgtgtgtgtgtgtgtgcgtacaacTCACGAGGCATCTTCCCACCGCTGGAGACACTGGCTGTGAAAGCTGTGGTTGCAGAGAGTGGTGAGGATGCCGTTAACCGACTCGTCCATTCTCTCCAGGCACACGGTGCACTTTGGCAGCTCGGTGAGCTCCATCACTGGCAGACTGGCTCcctgaggaggggggggggagagggagagagagtgagtcagAGGAAAAAGGGGAGGAGATTAGAGAAAGGAAACTATTTAGGATCAAAAGTATCCAGTTTTCACTCATTTCTTCCTATAATCAATTAAAAGTGCTGCAGCTGTGTTTGGTTACAACGGTCACCATAGATATCAATcagtcaacatttatttatatagccctttactgcaaccagcaggtatccaaagtgctacACATCAAggaccaagaataaaaacacaacaaccagTTAAACCAGAAAAGGTTACATAAAAGCAGGAGGAAGAAAGGGAAATGTCACAGTGCTACtatgtattaaaagccattctaaataaataagttttcatattataaattaaaaaagagctacatctgtaatagtttGAATCGGGGCAGCAACTACAAAAGCGCGGTCACCCCACAGTTTGGACCTCGACCTTAGGACTCCTTAAAATTCGAAGGGTTAAAATCTCAGAAAAATATGCCAGGGCCAAGCCATTAATGGccctaaaaacaaacattaacatCTTAAAGTCGATTCTAAAACACACCGGGAGCCAGAGGACAGAGTAAAGAATGGGACTAATGTGTGCACGCCTGGAGGCATTTGATAAAAAGCGACTAACAGTTATTTTCATCGATTATTCCAATGACTACTTTCTCAACTAATAAATTTGTTGTTTGGTCGAcaaaatgataatgataatgatagtAGTGATAAAAACCCAAAAGATATTCAGCTTACAATGACAataacaatgactttttaaataatataatatgatatttttatatcagatattttttgttaaataacTAACCTTTTAaatgactaattgtttcagctttaAGAATAAACTTGGAAATCTATTCTTATGGGTATATTTACCTCGTCAGACCTTATAACCTCCGCCCGCTCCACATAGACCATTTGGCACACTGCGTCCTCTATGGAGTTGAACTGGCGGCCATTACACGCTGTGTAAAAACTGTCTGCGTCTGCCTACAATAAGACAGAGAAGGAAAAAAGCAGCATCAAGTCAGATGGTGACTAAAGTCAGAAATATAGAGGCACAAACTTACACATACATTACAAAGAGTCCAAAGTCTACGATATAGCTCCAAGCTAACAGTGTGGTTGTGTCAGAGAAAACAGCCCAttaatgggagcgagagctgagccctgaggggaacacaagtgattgggagacagtttgggacaacattttccattgctccaagaacccaaatcaccagcagatccacttcaacatatgccataggacatactggactcctcagaagagatacgtctctaaagtcattcccagtccctattgcacgttctgtcaacctgaacaaactggaactttcctacaCATGGtttgggagtgtgaacaggtgcatgagttctggaataaaacaacatcaataatatctgatgtgataggatgtcgaattcctactgacccgattgttctgttacttaatgacgattctaaattacatctgcttgggagacagaagaaaatttggctagccggctcaactgcaaccaagaaaatgatagctcaccGCTGAAAATGAATATTTCTAGAACATTGTTGAACTGAACTCTGCTTCGTGTCGCTTTCTTCTGCGAGATCTCGCAACTGCTTTCTGAATCAACTCACAGAGGTTAGGCCAGTAGATGACGAGGATacgaaccacaaaacaatcagttagaattattattaattgttaTTCGTAAAGAAATCATGATTATGCTGAGATCTTAAAAAACATTGGATTGTTTTATAACACTTACCTcctaaaaactaaaatgtaaaaaagaaaaacggtCAACAAAATCATGATTATGCTCTTACCTGTGTACAGAACTTAATCAGGACCATATACTGGTTAGGGGTCGGGTCCCGTATGATCTTCATATGCTCCATGACATCATTAAAAGGGGCCAAAAGCTTCATGAGGTCATGGCTGGTCATGGTCGCGGGGACAGTCAGGATGCACACCATAGCGCTGCGTCTTACATCCTCAGTCAGTGATGTCATTTTGCTACAAAAGAAAACAGCCATATTGAAACAGCAGATATGGACAGCATCTCATAGctcttaaattgcctccttgactcctccacttgcctcccttcctcatgTCTTAGTCtctcccaccgaggaggcacgggagagacgcgaggagATCACGGGAAGAGAGGcaacgaggaaatgtgttttagagggatgagacgtcctttcctctgaagcgtcacgtgaCTTCGTCAtctgtttgggcggagttagcaactccttcagctgcacggcttccaggaaggctgctctcgtgtttcctcactagggttgggtaccgaaacccggttccactatggaaccggttcctacgcaaccggtaggaatcggaccggattagaacgcaaaatTTGGTTCCTCCtgtcggttccacttaatgtgtcgactgaaatattttccctctgttgctccgaaacggaggtaaaaatatcacactttctctgcagtctaccgttagctagctaccgtaaatgtaggctacttttaaaatgccatattttccctctgggctcacaaaaaaaacaaaaaaaaaaacacactctaTAAAAgtctttctttgatgtcatttttcagtttttcaagaatcggtttaggaatcaaaatcgttttaaaagtaccggtttggcatCGAAATCGCAAAAATCCAAATGTTGCCCAACCCTAATCCTCGCCCAcggctcctcagagatcccccCCTCGATGCTCGGTcttcggggcagaaataagagctttgagacggccttcaccgaggagggacagaactacttctggttcagccgaggaccgaggagtcgaggagctgtCAAATGAGGGTTATGAGATGCGGCCAGGGTCTGAAACAATGAATAAACGTGTCAGATGGGACTCACTTGGTCTTGTAGAGGTGCATGATGCCATGGACAATCTCCACTGACGGGTTTCCGCTGAAGAAAGAGATCTGGTCCGGCAGCTGTTTGGAGGGGGAGTCAGGAGTAGCGCCTGTCGCCTCGTTGGTGTCCTGTGAAGCCTCAGTGCCCTCCAGACCGTCTGCTTCAGCCTGCGCAGCCGGAGGTCCACTGTTCGGCTCTGATGAACCACCGGGGTCTTCGCCTCCTCCTTTATCtacaatgaataataataattcattacatttatataggGCTTTATCATAGACACTCAAAGAGCTTCAAGGGGGAGGACTACTCTCTAACACCACCAATGTGTAGCACCCACCTCGGTGATGCACGGCAGCCTTACGGCGCCAGATGCTCACCACACATCAGCTTTggtagagagggaggggaacaTATTTTTAGTGGTGGGAAAAACCAAAGGACCCGGAGAAAACCCACgcagacacggggagaacatgcaaactcacagaaaggcccgggacGACCAGGGTTCGAACCCGGTACCTTCtcgctgtgaggccacagtgccaaccattgggccaccgtgCTGAAAACATAGTAGTTTCATCATTTGATGTATTTTAAGAATTAGGTTGGCAATATTCTAGTTTATTGTCAATGCAAACCAGGGGTCAGCAaccttcttttatttttatttttaaagatttacatttatttatttttgtttttaactagggctgcaactaacgattattttcatagtcgattattttctcgattaatcgattagttgtttgatctataaaaatgtcagaaatggtgaaaaatgtggatcagtgtttcccaaaagcccaagatgacgtcctcaaatatcttgttttgtccaaaactcaaaagatattcagtttactgtcacaaaggagagaagaaactagaaaatattcacatttaacaagctggaatcagagaaatcttatttttttttaataaaaaaatcactcaaacgattaatcgattatcaaaatagttggcgattaatttaatagttgacaactaatcgattaatcgttgcacctctatttTTAGCACAACACATACAACTCACAACATGGACACATCAccttaccctgcagagatctgaggagcagttaaccatagtcctcataaatcactAGAGTTTAAAATTCTGACGCAAACAAAatggaaggtaacagacatccggccgaaaagaaggacatccagcggaatttccggcggcaacggagcaatatcggaagtggaacgttgtagATATAGGGTGCTTCTCATGTCCCTTATTTGATAGATCCTCGACTCCTCAGTCCTCCGCTGAACCGGAAGtagttctgtccctcctcggtgaaggccgtctaaaagctcttatttctgccccgaggaaCGAGGATCGAGAAttggagggatcatcgaggagctataggcgaggaaacacgagagcagccttcccggaagctgtgcagctgaaggagttgctaactcagcccatacagctgacgaatttatgtgacgcttcagaggaaaggacatctcatccctctaaaacacatttccttggTTCCTCTCTCCTAGCACAATTTCCTTGCGTCTCTTCCAGGCCTCCTCAGTGGGAGGGAcaaagacgcgaggaagggaggcaagggGAGGAGtcaaggaggcaatttaagcgacATTAGAAGCACCCATAGACTAATCAGTGTGTCATATCAGCATTACACCTGCCATCATCTACCGAGCCCGCTCAGGCAGTGTTATTTTATTCccctactagccaatcagaggcagagtgagGCGGGTcttggtggaatttccagcttcATGTGCTTACCCGGGCTGGGCTCAAAGGTTTCTATAACCATGTCCCCCATGGCTCTGCTACCAATGTGCTGGTGCAGTACACCTGCTCTTTCCAGATCCGTCTTTCCACTCAGAGTGTGTTTGGCTACACCCAAAGCCTTCTCCTGCAGTTCCTTCTCCGACATGCCTTCAACTGAACACAAGAGACACAAGAAAACAGcgctgttttcagctttgtgacgatgcactttccagctgatccaagaggctttttaaatactttatttagcttaagaagtagCATTTTCTCAACAAATAAAGGAagacttcatccttcagttcatcacaaacattcaacatcaacacatctgtaGATGCgaggttttcactggacaggaaggggaggaaaagtaactaaagctgtcagacaaatgtagtggagtacaaagtacaatatttacctctgagatgtagagGAATACAAGTATAAAGGAGCAGGAAatgaaaagtacaagtaccttaaatgtgtacttaagttcttgagtaaatgtacttggatACATTCCATCACTATTCAATAAATAATGTCTACTTTTGAAAACACTTAAACTGGTTAACAGCTGTGATGTTAGACTCCTCAGTGTGTCGCTTATCACTGCTGGTTAGCTTCGTGGCTAACTCAACACAAACAGTGACTTTCATGTTTAACGTTTTATGAGAAACTTAACTCACCAGCTGAGTACTGGAAACCTTGTGGATAAGGAGACTGGTCGGCTAATTCCAGACGGATAACAACCAGAGACACACTCATGTGTTATAAAAGACACGACCACTTTTTACAAAGAACAAAACAACCCGgtgacagctagctagcaagctaacggCTAAATATAAGTAACAGAAGGGCAGTTAAAGCAAAAACGCCTTTTAGTCCAGTTACGCCAGTACGTTAGTCATACTGGCTTGGTATTTGCCGACCATGAACACAAACACTTGTGTTTTGATACTACCCTGTGGTTGTCTAAGACTTTAGCTAGCTTCGCTATGTATTCACAGCTGTTTCTTTCTAGCATGCGGCTCTTCTTCGTGTACAAAAGCAGTGAATATTAACTTTGCGTGTGTTGCTGCCACCTACAGCGACTAGCTGTGTACTGCACCCGTTATAGACGTACAGCGGCTTGCATAAGTGactacacccatgctaaagttgactaaaaaatcatcttttggaagttgatcttaatgccttaataaaaaaaaaaataggaaaaattcaacctttaaggacaccaattttctttgtgaataaataatgtatcgtaaataaataaatgttcttccttaaaatacagggggcatacgtatatacacccctatgttaaattcccatagaggcaggcagatataagattaaaggccagttatttcatggatccaggatactatgcatcctgataaagttcccttggccattggaattaaaatagccccacatcatcacatacccttcaccatacctagagattggcatggttttatttcagttagcctaatagctggtttgatttgcattgagagacgattttatggaaagtaccccatgccaatctctaggtatggtgaagggtatgtgatgatgtggggctattttaattccaaaggccaaggccctcatactctgcttctgactggctagtagtccttacctaggtactgtcaggacacgccctcatactctgcttctgactggctagtagtccttacctagctactgtcagggcacgccctcatactctgcttctgactggctagtagtccttacctagctactgagcatgtgcgactcccaacaaagatgttacagcagtgagaggtctcactctgtagctaaaacagagagctcaacacacagggtgaaaagaggagctgcagcaatgtgcagtacaacaaatatatggtgttttttgaaaattaaaccatgtaaacctattttggtacaacctctaaatacaattctgaacctgaagatgagcataatatgagcactttaaaaatataaaaagacattgCACAACCAAGTTCTcacatttactttttattttaaaaaagctttGACATTCCAGTG
The Sander lucioperca isolate FBNREF2018 chromosome 14, SLUC_FBN_1.2, whole genome shotgun sequence genome window above contains:
- the LOC116051022 gene encoding BRCA1-associated protein, whose translation is MSVSLVVIRLELADQSPYPQGFQYSAVEGMSEKELQEKALGVAKHTLSGKTDLERAGVLHQHIGSRAMGDMVIETFEPSPDKGGGEDPGGSSEPNSGPPAAQAEADGLEGTEASQDTNEATGATPDSPSKQLPDQISFFSGNPSVEIVHGIMHLYKTNKMTSLTEDVRRSAMVCILTVPATMTSHDLMKLLAPFNDVMEHMKIIRDPTPNQYMVLIKFCTQADADSFYTACNGRQFNSIEDAVCQMVYVERAEVIRSDEGASLPVMELTELPKCTVCLERMDESVNGILTTLCNHSFHSQCLQRWEDASCPVCRYCQTPEPVEENKCFECGVQENLWICLICGHIGCGRYVSRHAYKHFEETQHTYAMQLTNHRVWDYAGDNYVHRLVASKNDGKMVQYECEGDTCHAEKIDGLQLEYSYLLTSQLESQRIYWENKIVHLEKETAEEINNMKAKFKETLERCDNLERRFGELSKDKQGIEKKCTQLNTRVLKLTQELKEEQEMNRCLRANQVQLQAKLAEEERKAKETGECKDGAIAELKEQLRDVMFYLETQQQIEHLPPEARSEIQEGQINIGASPADSAGAGPSSARGRRGRGRKRK